The Candidozyma auris chromosome 1, complete sequence genome includes a region encoding these proteins:
- the CTR1 gene encoding high-affinity Cu transporter CTR1: MDMSSMSMDMGSATTSMAMAHSTMDHAHMSGMNHMSMDHSSMDHGSVGHGSMGNSSDMGGMDMGGMDHSMMGMNMWLTTTYRDYPVLFKNLKANNGGQAFGIFLLFFVVGFLGKGCEFLKNYLEVKVWHNPIYNRQTTIIDECACDDEEAGSGKVSESLERQETPVSHSFFTYLIRDCIRIILVFISEMFGYALMLVAMTFSLVYFFSVILGNTFGRVFFEKLSNKLEISPGANNFAGHH; this comes from the coding sequence ATGGATATGAGCTCAATGTCGATGGATATGGGCAGCGCTACCACCTCGATGGCGATGGCTCACTCTACTATGGATCACGCCCACATGAGTGGTATGAACCACATGTCTATGGACCACAGCTCCATGGACCATGGTTCAGTGGGCCATGGCTCCATGGGCAACAGCAGCGATATGGGGGGTATGGACATGGGTGGGATGGACCACAGCATGATGGGCATGAACATGTGGTTGACCACCACCTACCGTGATTACCCAGTTTTGttcaaaaatctcaagGCCAATAACGGTGGCCAGGCTTTCGGAATATtcttacttttttttgtggtgGGTTTCCTCGGGAAAGGTTgtgagtttctcaagaactACTTGGAAGTGAAAGTTTGGCACAACCCAATCTACAACCGCCAAACTACCATTATCGATGAGTGTGCTTGCGACGACGAGGAAGCTGGCTCTGGTAAAGTTCTGGAGTCACTTGAGCGTCAAGAGACGCCTGTGAGCCACTCTTTCTTTACTTATTTGATTAGAGACTGCATCAGAATTATTCTAGTGTTCATTTCCGAAATGTTCGGTTACGCCTTAATGTTGGTTGCCATGACTTTCAGTCTTGTTTACTTCTTTTCAGTAATCTTGGGTAACACCTTCGGTCGTgttttcttcgagaagttgAGCAATAAGCTCGAGATTCTGCCCGGCGCCAACAACTTTGCTGGCCACCACTAA